A region from the Paenibacillus humicola genome encodes:
- a CDS encoding response regulator transcription factor — protein sequence MNTILLVDDDEYVINGLLRHIPWEDMGVRIVGTAKDGSEGLRKFRELRPDFVITDIYMPVMDGFQFTEEIHSLDPDVPVVILSGFDDFANARKAVTTGVQHFLLKPPSIAEIEFVVREVVRQLNESRERDELLASYVQQQDVVRRSMKDAFFRDLLYTRYRQEELPRQRIAFMGLPERPTVQVLTLSLVRSDSPSGQDEREWQLLRFGTGNIIRETLAGLPRADLPLFAEVLEYSDQRFVVVFLGGTAPADEVHDAVMQLSRAMLDNILQYMRLSTLAGLGTVAQGYERLIDSYLESRAALETAEMNEWNRIYVYAPQSEPERKKSVSLDAVRGVHDAFLQRRWLQALELWKQLGAELAGGSVPLPVMKGVCAGVASALWTAVQSAGLQPEPASEAGLDDLLLHLHRCGSARQLLDWMDNELVPPLIHQVREEMTDRKSHALIDRVIHEYIEKCYQENISLEQIASNLHVNRNYLSHLFKRITGEPFVTYFNKFRIRKAQELIRTGKYMVYEISEMVGFQNATYFSQVFKSITGYSPSEYKR from the coding sequence ATGAATACGATTCTGCTGGTGGATGACGACGAATACGTAATCAACGGGCTGCTCCGGCATATCCCCTGGGAAGATATGGGGGTGCGGATTGTCGGGACGGCCAAGGACGGGTCGGAGGGCCTGCGCAAATTCCGGGAGCTTCGGCCCGATTTCGTCATTACCGACATTTACATGCCGGTCATGGACGGGTTTCAATTTACGGAGGAAATCCACAGCCTCGACCCGGACGTGCCGGTGGTCATTTTGAGCGGCTTCGACGATTTCGCCAACGCCCGCAAAGCCGTTACCACGGGCGTCCAGCATTTTCTGCTGAAGCCTCCGAGCATTGCGGAAATCGAGTTCGTTGTCCGCGAAGTGGTGAGGCAGCTTAACGAATCGCGCGAGCGCGACGAGCTGCTGGCCAGCTATGTGCAGCAGCAGGATGTCGTGCGGAGGTCGATGAAGGACGCGTTTTTCCGGGACCTGCTGTACACCCGGTACAGGCAGGAGGAGCTGCCCCGGCAGCGGATCGCCTTTATGGGATTGCCGGAGCGGCCGACCGTACAAGTGTTGACGCTGAGTCTCGTGCGCTCGGACAGTCCCTCGGGCCAGGACGAGCGGGAGTGGCAGCTGCTGCGCTTCGGAACCGGCAATATTATCCGCGAGACGCTTGCCGGGCTTCCGAGAGCGGATTTGCCGCTGTTCGCGGAGGTGCTCGAATATTCGGACCAGCGCTTCGTCGTCGTATTCCTGGGGGGAACGGCGCCCGCCGATGAAGTGCACGACGCCGTCATGCAGTTGTCGCGCGCCATGCTGGACAATATTTTGCAGTACATGAGGCTGTCCACGCTTGCCGGGCTTGGAACCGTCGCCCAAGGCTACGAACGGCTGATCGATTCTTACCTCGAGAGCCGCGCCGCGCTTGAAACGGCGGAGATGAACGAGTGGAACCGCATTTACGTATATGCGCCGCAGAGCGAACCGGAGCGGAAAAAGAGCGTATCCTTGGATGCGGTGCGCGGCGTGCACGACGCCTTTTTGCAGAGAAGGTGGCTGCAGGCGCTGGAGCTCTGGAAGCAGCTCGGTGCCGAGCTCGCGGGCGGCTCCGTTCCGCTCCCGGTCATGAAAGGGGTTTGCGCCGGCGTGGCGAGCGCGCTGTGGACGGCCGTTCAGTCCGCAGGACTGCAGCCGGAGCCGGCGTCCGAGGCCGGCCTGGACGATCTGCTGCTGCATCTGCACCGCTGCGGCTCCGCCCGTCAGCTGCTGGACTGGATGGACAACGAGCTGGTGCCGCCGCTGATCCATCAGGTTCGCGAGGAAATGACGGACCGGAAAAGCCACGCCCTGATCGACCGCGTCATTCACGAATACATCGAAAAATGCTACCAGGAAAACATTTCGCTGGAGCAAATCGCATCGAACCTGCACGTGAACCGCAACTATTTGAGCCATTTGTTCAAGCGGATTACAGGGGAGCCGTTTGTGACCTATTTCAACAAGTTCCGCATCCGGAAAGCGCAGGAGCTGATCCGTACGGGCAAATATATGGTGTATGAAATCAGCGAGATGGTCGGATTCCAGAATGCGACTTATTTCAGCCAGGTGTTCAAATCGATCACCGGTTACAGTCCTTCCGAGTATAAAAGGTAG
- a CDS encoding carbohydrate ABC transporter permease: MTGYRQIKPFVFHIVVMGFGILMLYPVLWLVSSSLKPTTDIFTHQGLWPSQITMSHYADGWFGLRNIQFGRFFLNSLMLCLLAVIGTVLSSSMAAFSFARITFPLRNLFFALMLGTIMLPGHVTLIPQYILFHKIGWVDTYLPLIVPKFVGDAFFVFLIVQFIRGIPRELDESAKIDGCGWVTLYVRIIMPLSLPALMTAAIFTFMGTWDDFFGQLIYLSDIKKFTVPLGLRLFLDSSGSSNWGAVFAMSVLSIVPSLIIFFAGQRYFTQGIATTGLKG; this comes from the coding sequence ATGACCGGATACCGGCAAATCAAACCGTTCGTGTTCCATATTGTGGTGATGGGATTCGGCATTCTGATGCTGTACCCGGTACTGTGGCTGGTCAGCAGCTCGCTGAAGCCGACGACGGACATTTTCACGCATCAGGGACTATGGCCCTCCCAAATCACGATGTCCCATTATGCAGACGGCTGGTTCGGCCTGCGCAACATCCAGTTCGGCCGTTTCTTCCTCAATTCACTGATGCTGTGCCTGCTTGCGGTAATCGGTACGGTGCTGAGCTCGTCTATGGCCGCCTTCTCGTTCGCGCGCATTACGTTTCCGCTGCGCAATCTGTTTTTTGCCCTCATGCTGGGCACGATCATGCTTCCGGGACACGTGACGCTGATCCCGCAATACATTCTGTTTCATAAAATCGGCTGGGTGGATACGTATTTGCCGCTGATCGTACCCAAATTCGTCGGAGACGCTTTCTTCGTCTTCCTGATCGTGCAGTTTATCCGGGGTATCCCCCGGGAGCTGGACGAGAGCGCAAAGATCGACGGCTGCGGTTGGGTGACGCTGTATGTGCGCATCATTATGCCGCTCAGCCTGCCTGCGCTGATGACGGCCGCGATTTTCACCTTCATGGGCACGTGGGACGATTTCTTCGGCCAATTGATTTATTTGAGCGACATCAAGAAATTTACGGTGCCGCTCGGCCTGCGCCTTTTTCTGGATTCGAGCGGCAGCTCCAACTGGGGCGCGGTATTCGCCATGTCCGTCTTGTCCATCGTGCCGAGCCTGATTATTTTCTTCGCGGGGCAGCGATACTTTACGCAAGGAATTGCGACGACCGGCCTGAAAGGTTAA
- a CDS encoding cache domain-containing sensor histidine kinase, whose translation MRKLVNYRTKLFTLMVLCFIGLNSLLLLISGLVYYGTYSRLAYREIRETKNELLDATSQKLSNYVGDIQDTARFLVTNTLVQQYLSAPPANNYDYVAKSRALYEEFQKLATVKAGLYSIELYMDWLRGYPTFQDQFMHPMADAAAQGWLKRMDRADGFWIASHEVPIFGGTISMISYVHRIIGSRGESLGIVKINIPVDKLFDMLSTGGDNYYVVLDAQGGYIASALPPGISVRGSANDLLKEVAGTKYSVIRSESNTQYWTLLQLISKDVLRQSGNEIRMLTVGLLSALIVLSIPLAFWVSKKLTSPIYGMVKGMRTLEKGDFNVRLNASSIQEYSYLTKQFNRMVCRLKELIERLNQEHRDRREAEIQLLQSQIKPHFLYNTLDLIYWRAMDHNAHEISQMVLQLSRLFRIGLSSSKWYVSVRDELAHARCYMAIQQYRQNFAIDYREETDQDLLGCLIPKIVLQPFLENAVIHGFRERSGNAAVQVRIERRTQGVARQLFITIADNGAGLPEGFEMSSAGGIGIRNVQDRIHLYCGPGYGVRMMAGEQGGTIVMLNLPLIRREEEMEQLRRSLSHEYDSAGG comes from the coding sequence ATGCGCAAACTGGTCAATTACCGAACCAAGCTTTTTACGCTGATGGTGCTTTGTTTCATCGGATTAAACAGCCTGCTGCTGCTTATTTCGGGACTTGTTTATTATGGCACGTATTCCCGTCTTGCCTACCGCGAAATCCGGGAAACGAAAAACGAGCTGCTGGACGCGACGTCCCAGAAGCTGTCCAATTATGTAGGGGACATCCAGGATACGGCCCGTTTCCTGGTGACGAATACGCTGGTCCAGCAGTACCTGTCGGCGCCGCCGGCGAACAACTACGATTACGTGGCGAAGAGCCGGGCGCTGTACGAGGAATTCCAGAAGCTGGCCACCGTGAAGGCGGGCCTCTATTCGATTGAATTATACATGGACTGGCTGAGAGGCTATCCGACCTTCCAGGATCAATTCATGCATCCGATGGCGGACGCGGCGGCGCAGGGGTGGCTGAAGCGCATGGATCGGGCGGACGGGTTCTGGATCGCTTCCCATGAGGTCCCGATTTTCGGCGGCACGATTTCAATGATCAGCTACGTGCACCGGATTATCGGCAGCCGGGGCGAGAGCCTCGGCATCGTCAAAATCAACATTCCGGTCGATAAGCTGTTCGATATGCTGTCGACCGGCGGCGACAATTACTACGTGGTTTTGGACGCGCAAGGCGGCTATATCGCTTCGGCGCTGCCGCCGGGCATCTCCGTCCGGGGCAGCGCGAACGACCTGCTGAAGGAAGTGGCGGGCACGAAATACAGCGTAATCCGGTCCGAATCGAATACGCAGTATTGGACGCTGCTGCAGCTGATTTCCAAAGACGTGCTCCGGCAGAGCGGCAACGAAATCCGCATGCTGACCGTCGGACTGCTGAGCGCCCTGATCGTGCTTTCCATCCCGCTGGCGTTCTGGGTATCCAAAAAATTGACGTCGCCGATCTACGGCATGGTCAAAGGGATGCGGACACTGGAAAAGGGCGATTTCAACGTGCGGCTGAACGCGTCCAGCATCCAGGAATACAGCTACCTGACGAAGCAGTTCAACCGCATGGTCTGCCGGCTGAAGGAGCTGATCGAGCGTCTGAACCAGGAGCACCGCGACCGGCGCGAAGCGGAGATTCAGCTGCTGCAATCGCAGATCAAGCCGCATTTTCTGTATAATACGCTCGATCTGATTTATTGGCGGGCGATGGACCACAATGCGCACGAGATCAGCCAAATGGTGCTTCAGCTCTCCAGGCTGTTCCGGATCGGTCTCAGCAGCAGCAAGTGGTACGTTTCGGTCAGGGACGAGCTGGCCCACGCCCGCTGCTACATGGCGATTCAGCAGTACCGGCAAAACTTCGCCATCGATTACCGCGAAGAGACGGATCAGGATTTGCTCGGCTGCCTTATTCCGAAAATCGTGCTGCAGCCGTTTTTGGAAAATGCGGTCATCCACGGCTTCCGCGAGCGCAGCGGAAACGCCGCCGTCCAGGTGCGGATCGAACGGCGTACGCAGGGCGTCGCCCGTCAGCTCTTCATCACGATCGCCGACAACGGAGCCGGTCTGCCGGAAGGATTCGAGATGTCCTCCGCCGGCGGAATCGGCATCCGCAACGTTCAAGACCGGATCCACCTGTACTGCGGACCCGGCTACGGCGTACGGATGATGGCGGGCGAGCAGGGTGGAACGATCGTTATGCTGAACCTGCCGCTCATTCGCCGGGAAGAGGAAATGGAGCAGCTGCGGAGGAGCTTGTCACATGAATACGATTCTGCTGGTGGATGA
- a CDS encoding NUDIX hydrolase — MGFDDTFRFGVHAVITNPDAHILLLKRTYGNKGWSLPGGGVDPGETIHQALRRECREELGLEIFDEVLTGFYYHSRLNAQVGIFRCSIPDQAEITLSSEHSAWKWFDVAELSEVQRIRVMDALHFRGNVISRAF, encoded by the coding sequence ATGGGTTTCGATGACACGTTCCGATTCGGCGTCCATGCCGTTATAACCAATCCCGACGCTCATATCCTCCTGCTAAAACGAACCTATGGCAACAAAGGGTGGAGCCTTCCCGGGGGAGGCGTGGATCCCGGCGAAACCATTCATCAGGCGCTCCGCCGCGAATGCCGGGAAGAGCTGGGCCTGGAAATTTTTGACGAAGTATTGACCGGCTTTTATTATCACAGCCGTCTTAACGCACAGGTCGGCATCTTTCGCTGCTCGATCCCGGACCAGGCGGAAATAACGCTTAGCTCGGAGCACTCGGCATGGAAGTGGTTCGATGTGGCGGAATTAAGCGAGGTTCAACGCATAAGAGTGATGGATGCGCTGCATTTTCGGGGAAACGTGATCAGCCGTGCATTTTAA
- a CDS encoding YjcZ family sporulation protein: MSGVHGAFTSAGVILVLFILLVIISRGVLY; the protein is encoded by the coding sequence ATGTCCGGTGTACATGGCGCTTTTACGTCGGCTGGTGTAATCCTGGTGCTGTTTATTCTGCTGGTTATTATTTCCCGCGGAGTCCTGTACTAA
- a CDS encoding RsmB/NOP family class I SAM-dependent RNA methyltransferase, giving the protein MVQAKLPDAFRSQMNELLGPETNLFLKSYEAPRTYGLRINPLKTSTDSPIMAHVTERFRLEPVPWCATGYYYAPDTRPGKHPYYAAGLYYIQEPSAMRPAELLDPQPGEAILDLAAAPGGKTTQIAGKMAGRGVLVANEIHPARAKILSENVERCGAANVIVTNAAPDELSARLPAAFDRIMLDAPCSGEGMFRKDEQAIAEWSPEHVNLCAARQSSILDHAAVMLRPGGRLVYSTCTFNRKENEEVVEAFCAKYPDFSIRLIERIWPQRERGEGHFAAVLQRKGVDDTPAPTRADHLEAGRHGARFERLPGTSAGRPDNGKRSASMRKSPPHRTQNHSGLAGGMELFRTFAESALIGGLKLGPGMPLRFGDSLYWLPQTDQGGPITQDKLQGLKVARPGLHLGDIRKRRLEPAHALALAVRPEAAAWVQSYGADSPEVAAFLRGETIPARETAAGWGLVAADGMPLGWGKASGGQIKNHLPKGLRRLG; this is encoded by the coding sequence ATCGTGCAGGCAAAATTGCCGGATGCTTTTCGATCTCAAATGAACGAGCTGCTCGGTCCGGAAACGAATCTATTTTTGAAAAGCTATGAGGCCCCTCGTACATACGGGCTGCGTATCAATCCGTTGAAAACGAGCACGGATTCGCCGATCATGGCGCATGTGACGGAACGGTTCCGCCTTGAACCCGTGCCCTGGTGCGCTACCGGGTACTATTACGCCCCCGACACCCGGCCCGGCAAACATCCGTATTACGCGGCGGGCCTTTATTATATCCAGGAGCCTTCGGCCATGCGGCCGGCGGAGCTGCTGGACCCGCAGCCCGGTGAAGCCATCCTCGATTTGGCCGCCGCACCGGGCGGGAAAACGACGCAGATCGCCGGGAAAATGGCCGGGCGCGGCGTGCTGGTCGCCAATGAAATCCATCCGGCCCGGGCGAAAATATTAAGCGAAAATGTGGAGCGTTGCGGCGCCGCGAACGTGATCGTGACGAACGCTGCGCCGGATGAGCTGTCAGCCCGGCTTCCGGCGGCATTCGACCGAATAATGCTGGATGCCCCCTGCTCGGGGGAAGGCATGTTCCGCAAGGACGAGCAGGCCATCGCCGAATGGTCGCCGGAGCATGTGAACCTGTGCGCGGCCAGACAATCGTCCATTCTGGACCACGCGGCGGTCATGCTGAGGCCGGGCGGCCGGCTTGTGTATTCGACCTGTACGTTCAACCGGAAAGAAAATGAGGAGGTGGTGGAAGCCTTCTGCGCCAAATATCCCGATTTCTCCATCCGGCTCATCGAACGGATTTGGCCTCAGCGGGAGCGAGGTGAGGGGCATTTCGCAGCCGTATTGCAAAGGAAAGGCGTGGATGACACGCCGGCTCCGACACGGGCGGACCACTTGGAAGCAGGCCGGCATGGAGCGCGGTTTGAACGCCTCCCCGGCACTTCGGCCGGGCGGCCGGACAACGGGAAGCGTTCTGCCTCCATGCGTAAAAGCCCCCCGCATCGAACCCAAAATCATTCCGGGCTTGCGGGCGGCATGGAGCTGTTCCGCACGTTTGCGGAATCCGCCCTCATCGGCGGATTGAAGCTCGGCCCCGGTATGCCGCTTCGATTCGGCGATTCCTTATATTGGCTGCCGCAAACGGATCAAGGCGGCCCGATTACGCAGGACAAGCTTCAAGGGTTAAAGGTAGCAAGACCCGGCCTGCATCTCGGCGATATCCGCAAACGCCGGCTCGAGCCTGCGCACGCGCTCGCGCTTGCGGTCCGTCCCGAGGCTGCGGCTTGGGTGCAATCGTATGGTGCGGATTCGCCGGAGGTCGCCGCCTTCCTGCGCGGCGAAACGATTCCCGCCCGGGAAACGGCCGCCGGCTGGGGGCTGGTTGCCGCAGACGGAATGCCCCTCGGCTGGGGCAAGGCCAGCGGCGGGCAAATTAAAAATCATCTGCCGAAAGGGCTGCGACGGCTCGGCTAA
- a CDS encoding ABC transporter substrate-binding protein, translating to MMNKKAVAVCMLASMMMLAACGGTNSANKPESDASQPSESASSTTPSSGKTVELRMSWWGSDARHEKTLKAIELFEKKNPGIKITGEYSGFDGYFDKLNTQLAAGNAPDLIQMGGNIKEYVDKNSLLDLTPYVGKTLNVSDFNEGVVKAATFNGKYYGVTLGVSSFGLLYNASMFEKAGVPLPTEKWTYDDYKTAAVQISQKLGKGFYGSYDLSSEPAALGSYLHSVGKELYRDGDRHFDKQDMINWFTMWEDMRKAGAVTPPDTQVANPPTAVDKSLIVKGQVAIQSAAASQIYGFQELTKDKLGLTTYPNGSAGTGMAPPESGQFMTVYSKTEHPEEAAKFIDFMVNDPDAGAILGSDRGVPASSKIRDQLAAQSTPVDKVLYDYISLVSKVAPETDNHQFPLDNEFSKLLQLTSEKIAFDANSIDKSVDEFMTEVDKLLAKAKTQ from the coding sequence ATGATGAACAAAAAAGCGGTCGCCGTATGCATGCTTGCTTCGATGATGATGCTTGCCGCATGCGGAGGAACCAACAGCGCAAACAAACCGGAAAGCGATGCCTCGCAGCCTTCTGAAAGCGCTTCCTCAACGACGCCGTCCAGCGGCAAGACGGTCGAACTCCGAATGTCCTGGTGGGGATCCGACGCCAGGCACGAGAAAACGCTGAAAGCGATCGAGCTGTTCGAAAAGAAAAATCCCGGTATCAAAATTACGGGCGAATATTCCGGCTTCGACGGCTATTTCGACAAGCTGAATACGCAGCTCGCGGCGGGGAACGCGCCGGACCTGATTCAAATGGGCGGCAACATCAAAGAATACGTGGACAAAAACTCTCTGCTCGACCTCACTCCGTATGTAGGAAAAACGCTAAACGTGAGCGATTTCAACGAAGGCGTCGTGAAGGCGGCTACCTTTAACGGCAAGTATTACGGGGTAACGCTTGGCGTCAGCTCGTTCGGGCTGCTGTACAACGCAAGCATGTTCGAGAAAGCGGGCGTGCCGCTGCCGACGGAGAAATGGACGTACGACGATTATAAGACGGCCGCCGTTCAAATCTCCCAAAAGCTCGGCAAAGGCTTTTACGGCTCCTACGATCTTTCAAGCGAACCGGCGGCGCTCGGCTCGTATTTGCACAGCGTGGGCAAGGAGCTGTACCGGGACGGCGACCGGCATTTCGACAAGCAGGATATGATCAACTGGTTTACGATGTGGGAGGATATGCGCAAAGCGGGAGCCGTCACGCCTCCGGACACGCAGGTGGCCAACCCGCCGACCGCCGTCGACAAGTCCTTGATCGTCAAAGGCCAAGTGGCCATTCAAAGCGCGGCCGCTTCGCAAATTTACGGTTTTCAGGAGCTGACGAAGGATAAGCTGGGCCTGACCACGTACCCGAACGGTTCCGCCGGAACCGGTATGGCTCCGCCGGAATCCGGTCAATTCATGACGGTGTACTCGAAGACGGAGCACCCTGAAGAAGCGGCGAAGTTCATCGACTTCATGGTGAACGACCCCGATGCGGGTGCGATTCTGGGCAGCGACAGGGGAGTGCCGGCCTCGAGCAAAATCCGCGATCAATTGGCGGCGCAGTCTACGCCGGTCGACAAGGTGCTCTACGACTACATTTCGCTGGTCAGCAAAGTCGCGCCGGAGACGGACAACCATCAGTTCCCGCTGGACAACGAGTTCTCCAAGCTGCTTCAGCTCACCAGCGAGAAAATCGCGTTCGACGCCAATTCTATCGACAAATCGGTCGACGAGTTTATGACGGAAGTCGACAAGCTGCTTGCCAAAGCAAAGACGCAATAA
- a CDS encoding GNAT family N-acetyltransferase → MISRNGNGRYTLGKVVQGEDRKSFGLKPISRKKGGCALNSFELIRASHEYKEVIRNLMQFYVYDFSEFEPCDVEADGLFGPYPYLEDYWKEESLRYPYVIKQNDKYAGFVLVRLIESGERRYFSMAEFFMMKKYRKKGIGKSVAKQIFHLHKGQWEVFQLESNQPARIFWTKVIDEFTQGQFKARVENGRTIQEFMS, encoded by the coding sequence ATGATTTCCAGAAACGGAAACGGCAGGTATACTTTAGGAAAGGTAGTACAGGGGGAGGATCGCAAATCGTTCGGTCTCAAGCCAATTTCAAGGAAGAAAGGCGGCTGCGCTTTGAACAGCTTTGAATTAATCCGGGCTTCTCACGAGTATAAAGAAGTCATCCGTAATTTAATGCAATTTTATGTTTACGATTTTTCTGAATTTGAACCATGCGATGTTGAAGCTGACGGTTTGTTTGGACCCTATCCCTATTTGGAGGATTATTGGAAGGAAGAAAGTCTCCGATATCCCTATGTCATTAAACAAAATGACAAGTATGCAGGCTTTGTATTGGTTCGATTGATCGAATCCGGCGAGCGGCGTTATTTTTCAATGGCGGAGTTTTTTATGATGAAGAAATATAGAAAAAAAGGAATCGGAAAGTCCGTAGCTAAACAAATTTTTCATTTGCACAAAGGACAATGGGAGGTCTTTCAATTAGAAAGCAATCAGCCGGCCCGGATTTTCTGGACGAAGGTCATCGATGAATTTACGCAGGGACAATTTAAAGCTCGAGTCGAAAACGGCAGAACCATTCAAGAATTTATGAGCTGA
- a CDS encoding HAD family hydrolase: MHFNGDNRLKRGAVRAVFLDFYGTVVQEDDETVSWICSEIKKTASGPCTVSEIGNYWWKIFSDMCRNCFGARVITQRELGMQSLTETIRHFKSALEAETVIRRQYEHWTKPGLFEDSKPFLNRIDLPVYLLSNIDSADIAAALNFHEIEVHGVLTSEDVRAYKPRPELFREALGRYGYRPEEVLHIGDSLTSDVLGAQGAGIKTVWLNRKGKLKPDSIKPEHVCCHLLEVLKLVSQV, from the coding sequence GTGCATTTTAATGGCGACAATCGATTAAAGCGGGGAGCGGTTCGGGCCGTTTTCCTCGACTTTTACGGGACGGTTGTTCAGGAAGATGACGAAACGGTGTCCTGGATCTGCAGCGAAATCAAAAAGACCGCCTCCGGCCCATGTACGGTAAGTGAAATCGGGAATTATTGGTGGAAAATATTTTCAGACATGTGCCGTAACTGTTTTGGAGCGAGGGTTATCACACAGAGAGAGCTGGGCATGCAATCTCTGACGGAGACGATTCGGCATTTTAAATCCGCATTGGAGGCGGAAACGGTTATTCGCCGGCAGTATGAGCATTGGACGAAACCCGGACTTTTTGAAGATTCGAAGCCTTTCTTGAACAGGATCGATTTGCCGGTATACCTGTTGTCCAATATCGATTCGGCCGATATCGCCGCCGCGCTGAATTTTCACGAGATCGAGGTTCATGGCGTGCTGACAAGCGAAGACGTACGGGCCTATAAGCCGAGGCCGGAGCTGTTTCGGGAAGCGCTGGGCAGGTATGGGTACAGACCGGAAGAGGTGCTGCATATCGGGGACTCTTTAACAAGTGACGTGTTAGGTGCGCAGGGCGCTGGGATTAAGACGGTGTGGTTGAACCGGAAAGGAAAGCTGAAGCCGGATTCGATAAAACCAGAACATGTTTGCTGTCATTTATTGGAGGTCTTGAAGCTGGTGTCACAAGTGTAA
- a CDS encoding GNAT family N-acetyltransferase, giving the protein MILYQQDKLSVRVLQKDDAELLVRWLSDPKVLEYYEGRDNAHDLDKVREHFYREDEATRCIVQYEEIDIGYIQFYPVLEEERRLYGYTDRQETLYGMDQFIGETQFWNTGIGTKLVASMRDYLMRRGVDAIVMDPQAWNHRALRCYEKCGFVKMKMLPSHERHEGEMRDCWLIEYRK; this is encoded by the coding sequence ATGATCCTATACCAGCAAGACAAGCTGTCGGTCCGAGTCTTGCAAAAGGATGACGCGGAGCTTTTGGTCCGGTGGCTGTCCGATCCCAAGGTGCTGGAATATTATGAAGGCCGGGACAACGCGCACGATCTGGACAAGGTCCGCGAACATTTCTACCGGGAAGACGAAGCGACACGCTGCATCGTCCAGTATGAAGAAATTGATATCGGTTACATTCAATTTTACCCGGTGCTGGAAGAAGAACGCCGGCTGTACGGATACACGGATCGGCAGGAGACGCTGTACGGCATGGACCAATTCATCGGGGAAACGCAGTTTTGGAATACGGGAATCGGTACGAAATTGGTGGCCAGCATGAGAGATTACTTGATGCGGCGAGGAGTCGACGCGATTGTGATGGACCCACAGGCGTGGAATCATCGTGCGCTGCGCTGTTACGAAAAATGCGGCTTCGTCAAAATGAAGATGCTGCCAAGCCATGAACGGCACGAAGGCGAGATGAGGGACTGCTGGCTGATCGAATACCGCAAATGA
- a CDS encoding carbohydrate ABC transporter permease, producing the protein MQKYKTYAAGYLFLLPWLIGFFLLYLIPFVASFYLSFTNYDLLTAPKWAGLANFKTMFTDDYRLGGSIRVTFQYVFISLPLRLSFALGLAVLLNQGMRFLGLYRTIYYIPSLLGGSVAISVLWKQVFDKEGIFNQGLALLGINGPNWIADPRYAVYSLVGLSVWQFGAVMIIFLAGLKQIPHELYEAATVDGAGPVRKFARITMPLLTPVIFFNLTITLIQSFQTFTKAFIISGGTGGPINSTLLYSLYLYIKGFTFMEMGYASAMAWLLLVIVAAFTGLLFLSSRYWVYYSDGRD; encoded by the coding sequence ATGCAGAAATATAAAACGTATGCGGCCGGGTATTTGTTTTTGCTGCCCTGGCTGATCGGCTTTTTCCTGCTGTACCTCATTCCGTTCGTCGCTTCGTTTTACTTGTCGTTCACGAATTACGATCTGCTGACGGCGCCGAAATGGGCCGGGCTGGCCAACTTCAAGACGATGTTTACGGACGATTATCGACTGGGCGGTTCGATCCGGGTCACGTTTCAATACGTATTCATCTCCCTGCCACTGCGGCTGTCGTTCGCGCTCGGACTTGCGGTGCTGCTGAACCAGGGGATGCGGTTTCTCGGTCTGTACCGCACGATTTATTATATTCCGTCCCTGCTGGGCGGCAGTGTGGCGATCTCGGTGCTTTGGAAGCAGGTGTTCGATAAAGAGGGGATTTTCAACCAGGGACTCGCGCTGCTCGGCATCAACGGTCCGAACTGGATCGCCGATCCGCGATATGCGGTCTATTCGCTGGTCGGATTGTCGGTTTGGCAGTTCGGGGCGGTCATGATCATTTTTCTGGCCGGGCTGAAGCAAATCCCGCACGAGCTGTACGAGGCGGCGACCGTGGACGGGGCCGGGCCCGTCCGGAAATTCGCACGCATTACGATGCCGCTGCTGACGCCCGTTATATTTTTTAATTTGACCATTACGCTCATCCAATCGTTCCAAACGTTCACCAAAGCGTTCATTATTAGCGGCGGAACGGGCGGGCCGATCAACTCGACGCTTCTCTACTCGCTGTATTTGTATATTAAAGGCTTTACGTTCATGGAAATGGGGTACGCCTCGGCAATGGCCTGGCTGCTGCTCGTGATTGTGGCCGCGTTTACCGGGCTGCTGTTTCTGTCGTCCCGCTACTGGGTCTATTATTCGGACGGGAGGGACTGA